In Anaeromyxobacter sp., the following proteins share a genomic window:
- a CDS encoding DUF2088 domain-containing protein: MIALGYGARPLLLPEGLVAEVLAPPAPPAVADLPAALADALDHPVGSRPLRQVVTARTRAVVVISDASRDEPRAELFAAVRRELGALGDDRITLAVANGTHAPGDPAGLGLPPQVLARHRLVNHDGHDLAAMVEMGRTSRGTRLRVNRCLAEADVVVTTGRIKPHYFAGYGGGCKGIFPGLGWHEDVRQNHLLKADRASSLGRADQNPCREDLEEAVRRLGRDTFMLNVVEAGGAILGAVAGDLVLAHREGVRRLRPWVEVEAAPADVVVVSAPLPVSGSLYQASKLVPPAGLLLRDGGVVIVAAECPDGIGPVAVVNEAIFTLGVRRFLPERFTLLLVSGMPPATVARSYATYAPSLEAALLEARRITGPGARVVVMPDAGDLVPIRRPG, from the coding sequence GTGATCGCGCTCGGGTACGGCGCCCGGCCGCTGCTCCTCCCCGAGGGGCTGGTGGCCGAGGTGCTGGCGCCGCCCGCGCCGCCGGCGGTGGCCGACCTCCCGGCCGCCCTGGCCGATGCCCTGGACCACCCGGTGGGCAGCCGCCCGCTGCGCCAGGTGGTGACCGCCCGGACCCGCGCCGTGGTGGTGATCTCCGACGCCTCGCGCGACGAGCCCAGGGCCGAGCTCTTCGCCGCCGTGCGCCGCGAGCTGGGGGCGCTCGGCGACGACCGCATCACCCTGGCCGTCGCCAACGGGACCCACGCGCCCGGCGATCCGGCCGGGCTGGGCCTGCCGCCCCAGGTGCTGGCGCGCCACCGGCTGGTCAACCACGACGGCCACGACCTCGCCGCCATGGTGGAGATGGGCCGGACCTCGCGCGGCACGCGCCTGCGGGTCAACCGCTGCCTGGCCGAGGCCGACGTGGTGGTGACCACCGGCCGCATCAAGCCGCACTACTTCGCCGGCTACGGCGGCGGCTGCAAGGGCATCTTCCCCGGGCTGGGGTGGCACGAGGACGTGCGGCAGAACCACCTGCTCAAGGCCGACCGGGCCTCCTCGCTGGGGCGGGCCGACCAGAACCCCTGCCGCGAGGACCTGGAGGAGGCGGTGCGCCGGCTGGGGCGCGACACCTTCATGCTCAACGTGGTGGAGGCGGGTGGCGCCATCCTGGGCGCGGTGGCCGGGGACCTGGTGCTGGCCCACCGCGAGGGGGTGCGCCGCCTGCGCCCCTGGGTGGAGGTGGAGGCCGCGCCGGCCGACGTGGTCGTGGTCTCGGCGCCGCTGCCGGTCTCGGGCAGCCTCTACCAGGCGTCCAAGCTGGTGCCGCCGGCCGGGCTCCTGCTGCGCGACGGCGGGGTGGTGATCGTGGCCGCCGAGTGCCCGGACGGCATCGGGCCGGTGGCGGTGGTCAACGAGGCCATCTTCACGCTGGGCGTGCGCCGCTTCCTGCCGGAGCGCTTCACGCTGCTGCTGGTGTCGGGGATGCCCCCGGCCACCGTGGCCCGGAGCTACGCCACCTACGCGCCGTCGCTGGAGGCGGCGCTGCTCGAGGCGCGCCGCATCACCGGGCCAGGCGCGCGGGTGGTGGTGATGCCCGACGCCGGGGACCTGGTGCCGATCCGGCGACCGGGCTGA
- the hybA gene encoding hydrogenase 2 operon protein HybA has product MTISRRDVLKGLATAGVAATAASLPVAADAREGYQVQADDVGMLFDSTLCVGCRACQTACKVRNKLVTDTRETQGGVYDAPLDLNGNTKNVIKIAQDGSATTYMKMQCMHCVDPACISVCMAGALHKVAGGITAYNAATCVGCRYCQIGCPFNVPKYEWQKSLPIAEDPKIVKCELCRHDQRGPACCEVCPRGAVIYGKRADLLKEAQRRVKASPGKYAEDRVYGEIDGGGTNVFYLSPADVSFKALGLPTLPREPLPALSENVQHTTYTLGIAPIALFTALTVVQLRNRGKGEQK; this is encoded by the coding sequence ATGACCATCTCCCGTCGAGACGTGCTGAAGGGCCTCGCCACCGCCGGCGTCGCCGCGACCGCCGCCTCCCTGCCGGTCGCCGCCGACGCCCGCGAGGGCTACCAGGTCCAGGCCGACGACGTCGGCATGCTCTTCGACTCCACCCTCTGCGTCGGCTGCCGCGCTTGCCAGACCGCCTGCAAGGTCCGCAACAAGCTCGTCACCGACACCCGCGAGACCCAGGGCGGCGTCTACGACGCCCCCCTCGACCTCAACGGCAACACCAAGAACGTCATCAAGATCGCCCAGGACGGCTCCGCCACCACCTACATGAAGATGCAGTGCATGCACTGCGTCGACCCCGCCTGCATCTCCGTCTGCATGGCCGGGGCGCTCCACAAGGTCGCCGGCGGCATCACCGCCTACAACGCCGCCACCTGCGTCGGCTGCCGCTACTGCCAGATCGGCTGCCCCTTCAACGTCCCCAAGTACGAGTGGCAGAAGTCCCTCCCCATCGCCGAGGACCCCAAGATCGTCAAGTGCGAGCTCTGCCGCCACGACCAGCGCGGGCCCGCCTGCTGCGAGGTCTGCCCTCGCGGCGCCGTCATCTACGGCAAGCGCGCCGACCTCCTCAAGGAGGCCCAGCGCAGGGTCAAGGCCTCTCCCGGCAAGTACGCCGAGGACCGCGTCTACGGCGAGATCGACGGCGGCGGCACCAACGTCTTCTACCTCTCCCCTGCCGACGTCTCCTTCAAGGCCCTCGGCCTCCCCACCCTCCCCAGGGAGCCCCTCCCCGCCCTCTCCGAGAACGTCCAGCACACCACCTACACCCTCGGCATCGCCCCCATCGCCCTCTTCACCGCCCTCACCGTCGTCCAGCTCAGGAACCGCGGCAAGGGCGAGCAGAAGTAG